In Drosophila willistoni isolate 14030-0811.24 chromosome XR unlocalized genomic scaffold, UCI_dwil_1.1 Seg144, whole genome shotgun sequence, one DNA window encodes the following:
- the LOC6639550 gene encoding alpha-endosulfine, with the protein MSSTEENSNNSPATTPQEETSSEQQANPRDLEKIEEEKLKSKYPSGMRVPGGHSAFLQKRLQKGQKFFDSGDYQMAKQKGGGVKQVFANKVTTGDAIPTPETVPARKTSIIQPCNKFPATS; encoded by the exons ATGAGCTCCACTGAGGAAAATAGCAATAACAGCCCGGCAACCACGCCGCAGGAGGAGACCAGCAGCGAACAACAGGCTAATCCCAGGGATTTGGAGAAAATCGAAGAGGAGAAATTAAAATCGAAATATCCCTCTGGCATGCGAGTGCCTGGCGGGCACTCGGCTTTCCTGCAGAAGCGTTTGCAAAAAGGG CAAAAATTCTTCGATTCGGGCGACTATCAGATGGCTAAGCAAAAGGGTGGCGGTGTTAAGCAGGTCTTTGCCAATAAGGTGACCACCGGTGATGCCATCCCCACGCCCGAAACTGTACCAGCGCGTAAAACATCGATTATACAGCCATGTAACAAATTTCCGGCGACAAGCTAA